A window of the Pseudomonas sp. B21_DOA genome harbors these coding sequences:
- a CDS encoding acyl-CoA dehydrogenase produces MGGKASFNWIDPLLLDQQLTEEERMIRDTAAQFAQQSLAPRVLEAFRHEKTDPAIFREMGEVGLLGATIPEQYGGSGLNYVSYGLIAREVERVDSGYRSMMSVQSSLVMVPINEFGTEAQKQKYLPKLASGEWIGCFGLTEPNHGSDPGAMISRARKVDGGYSLTGAKMWITNSPIADVFVVWAKDDAGDIRGFVLEKGWKGLSAPAIHGKVGLRASITGEIVMDNVFVPEENIFPDVRGLKGPFTCLNSARYGISWGALGAAEFCWHTARQYTLDRQQFGRPLAATQLVQKKLADMQTEITLALQGCLRLGRMKDEGTAAVEITSIMKRNSCGKSLDIARMARDMLGGNGISDEFGVARHLVNLEVVNTYEGTHDVHALILGRAQTGLQAFY; encoded by the coding sequence ATGGGCGGTAAAGCTAGTTTCAATTGGATCGATCCCCTGCTGCTGGATCAACAGCTCACCGAAGAAGAGCGGATGATCCGCGACACCGCCGCGCAGTTCGCTCAACAGAGTCTGGCGCCGCGTGTGCTCGAAGCTTTCCGTCATGAGAAGACCGATCCGGCAATCTTCCGCGAGATGGGTGAAGTCGGCCTGCTCGGTGCGACCATTCCCGAACAATACGGTGGCAGCGGTCTGAACTATGTCAGCTACGGTCTGATTGCCCGAGAGGTCGAGCGCGTCGACTCCGGTTATCGCTCGATGATGAGCGTGCAATCCTCGCTAGTGATGGTGCCGATTAACGAATTCGGCACCGAGGCACAGAAACAGAAGTATCTGCCGAAGCTGGCATCCGGCGAATGGATCGGTTGCTTTGGCCTGACCGAGCCGAACCATGGTTCCGATCCGGGCGCGATGATAAGCCGGGCGCGCAAAGTCGATGGCGGCTACAGCCTGACTGGCGCGAAGATGTGGATCACCAACAGCCCGATCGCTGACGTATTCGTGGTCTGGGCCAAGGACGATGCTGGCGACATCCGTGGTTTCGTTCTGGAGAAAGGCTGGAAAGGTCTGAGCGCTCCGGCGATTCACGGCAAGGTCGGCCTGCGCGCTTCGATCACCGGTGAGATTGTCATGGACAACGTGTTCGTGCCGGAAGAAAACATCTTCCCGGATGTCCGTGGCCTGAAAGGTCCTTTCACCTGCCTCAACTCCGCACGCTATGGCATTTCCTGGGGCGCGCTGGGCGCCGCCGAGTTCTGCTGGCACACCGCACGCCAATACACACTGGATCGTCAGCAGTTCGGTCGACCGTTGGCCGCGACTCAACTGGTGCAGAAGAAACTCGCCGACATGCAGACCGAAATCACCCTGGCACTGCAAGGCTGTCTGCGTCTGGGTCGTATGAAAGACGAAGGTACCGCCGCCGTTGAAATCACTTCGATCATGAAACGCAACTCGTGCGGCAAATCGCTGGATATCGCACGGATGGCGCGCGACATGCTTGGTGGCAATGGCATCTCTGATGAGTTCGGCGTGGCCCGTCACTTGGTTAACCTGGAAGTAGTGAATACCTATGAAGGTACCCACGACGTTCACGCGCTGATCCTCGGGCGTGCGCAAACCGGTCTGCAAGCGTTCTATTAA
- a CDS encoding CoA transferase gives MGALSHLRVLDLSRVLAGPWAGQILADLGAEVIKVERPGNGDDTRAWGPPFLKDAYGENTSEAAYYLSANRNKQSVTIDFTRPEGQKLVRDLASKSDILIENFKVGGLAAYGLDYESLKALNPNLIYCSITGFGQTGPYAKRAGYDFMIQGLGGLMSLTGRPEGDEGAGPVKVGVALTDILTGLYSTVAILAALAHRDHDGGGQHIDMALLDVQVACLANQAMNYLTTGTAPKRLGNAHPNIVPYQDFPTADGDFILTVGNDGQFRKFAEVAGQPQWADDPRFATNKLRVANRAVLIPLIRQATVFKTTAEWVAQLELAGVPCGPINDLSQVFEDPQVKARGLAIELPHALAGMVPQVASPIRLSETPVEYRHAPPLLGEHTLEVLQRVLGLKAGAVTMLKEEGVL, from the coding sequence ATGGGCGCACTGTCGCATCTGCGGGTACTGGATTTATCACGAGTGCTGGCCGGGCCTTGGGCCGGACAGATCCTCGCCGACCTTGGCGCCGAAGTGATCAAGGTCGAGCGCCCCGGCAATGGTGACGATACTCGCGCGTGGGGTCCGCCCTTCCTTAAAGACGCTTATGGCGAGAATACGTCGGAAGCGGCGTATTACTTGTCGGCCAACCGCAACAAGCAATCGGTAACCATCGACTTCACCCGGCCTGAAGGGCAGAAGCTGGTGCGCGACCTGGCGTCGAAGTCGGACATCCTCATCGAGAATTTCAAAGTGGGCGGTCTGGCGGCCTACGGCCTGGACTATGAATCGCTGAAGGCGCTCAACCCGAATCTGATCTATTGCTCCATCACCGGCTTCGGCCAGACCGGTCCTTACGCCAAGCGCGCAGGGTATGACTTCATGATCCAGGGCCTTGGCGGCTTGATGAGTCTGACCGGTCGACCTGAAGGAGATGAAGGCGCTGGCCCGGTGAAAGTGGGCGTGGCGCTGACGGATATTCTCACCGGGCTGTATTCGACAGTGGCGATCCTCGCGGCATTGGCTCATCGCGATCACGACGGTGGCGGCCAGCACATCGATATGGCGTTGCTGGATGTGCAAGTCGCGTGTCTGGCCAACCAGGCGATGAACTACCTGACCACGGGCACTGCGCCAAAGCGCCTGGGTAATGCGCATCCGAATATCGTGCCTTATCAGGACTTCCCTACGGCGGATGGTGACTTCATCCTTACCGTGGGTAATGACGGGCAGTTCCGCAAGTTCGCCGAAGTCGCGGGGCAACCGCAGTGGGCGGATGATCCACGCTTCGCGACGAACAAGCTGCGGGTGGCGAACCGCGCGGTGTTGATTCCCTTGATTCGCCAGGCGACTGTCTTCAAGACGACGGCCGAGTGGGTTGCACAACTGGAGCTGGCGGGTGTGCCTTGTGGGCCGATCAATGATCTGTCGCAGGTGTTTGAAGACCCACAAGTGAAGGCGCGCGGTCTGGCGATCGAACTGCCTCATGCATTGGCGGGGATGGTGCCTCAGGTGGCCAGCCCGATTCGATTGTCGGAGACGCCCGTTGAATATCGCCATGCGCCTCCTTTATTGGGTGAGCACACATTAGAGGTTCTGCAGCGGGTGCTGGGTCTGAAGGCAGGTGCGGTGACTATGTTGAAGGAGGAAGGCGTCCTTTAA